From Diaminobutyricibacter sp. McL0608, one genomic window encodes:
- a CDS encoding branched-chain amino acid ABC transporter substrate-binding protein: MLRKKAIAGVAVAASVALFLAGCANQASTGGSTSNNSKVDIPAITSIETPKGAVLPAGDGKATCPSGLTIGYVGAETGANAQLGVNIYDGVQLAITQHNQANTGCQVAFKKFDTEGDPNKATGPVTQAVNEKDIIGVVGLPFSGESKATGNIFEQQGLVHITPSATAVELTTNNWKTFFRGLGNDGVQGPAAAKFMTDKLKAKKVYLVQDDSAYGIGLASSVSKGLGSALAGTDKVTTGQKDFSAVISKIINAKPDAVYYSGYYAEGAPFDQQLVNKGYTGTFVGPDGVKDDQFIKLAGDASSNAYFTCPCIPGELIPTFESAYKTAFSAEPGTYSIEGYDAATVLLSGIDQGKTTRPDLLSFVTSYDKDGLSKHYKWDSTGELQAPTVYGYKVDNGKIVPIGTIG, encoded by the coding sequence ATGTTACGAAAGAAAGCAATAGCGGGTGTGGCCGTCGCAGCGTCGGTCGCCCTGTTCCTTGCCGGCTGCGCCAACCAGGCATCGACCGGCGGATCGACGAGCAACAACTCGAAGGTCGACATTCCGGCGATCACCTCGATCGAAACCCCGAAGGGCGCCGTCCTTCCCGCGGGTGACGGCAAGGCGACCTGCCCGAGTGGCCTGACCATCGGCTACGTCGGCGCTGAGACCGGTGCGAACGCACAGCTCGGTGTGAACATCTACGACGGCGTTCAGCTCGCGATCACCCAGCACAACCAGGCGAACACGGGATGCCAGGTCGCGTTCAAGAAGTTCGACACGGAAGGCGACCCGAACAAGGCGACCGGACCGGTGACCCAGGCGGTCAACGAGAAGGACATCATCGGCGTCGTCGGGCTCCCGTTCTCGGGCGAGTCGAAGGCGACCGGCAACATCTTCGAGCAGCAGGGGCTGGTGCACATCACCCCGTCTGCGACAGCTGTCGAGCTGACCACGAACAACTGGAAGACCTTCTTCCGCGGACTTGGCAACGATGGCGTGCAGGGTCCGGCTGCGGCGAAGTTCATGACCGACAAGCTGAAGGCCAAGAAGGTCTACCTGGTACAGGATGACAGCGCCTACGGCATCGGCCTGGCGTCGTCGGTCTCGAAGGGCCTCGGAAGCGCTCTTGCCGGCACCGACAAGGTCACGACGGGCCAGAAGGACTTCTCAGCGGTGATCTCCAAGATCATCAACGCGAAGCCTGACGCGGTCTACTACTCGGGCTACTACGCCGAGGGTGCGCCGTTCGACCAGCAGCTGGTGAACAAGGGCTACACGGGCACGTTCGTCGGCCCCGACGGCGTGAAGGACGACCAGTTCATCAAGCTGGCCGGCGATGCCTCGAGCAACGCGTACTTCACCTGCCCCTGCATCCCCGGTGAGCTGATCCCGACGTTCGAGAGCGCGTACAAGACCGCGTTCAGCGCCGAGCCCGGTACCTACTCGATCGAGGGCTACGACGCAGCGACCGTGCTGCTGAGCGGCATCGACCAGGGTAAGACCACCCGTCCCGACCTGCTCAGCTTCGTCACGTCGTACGACAAGGACGGCCTGAGCAAGCACTACAAGTGGGACTCCACGGGTGAACTGCAGGCGCCGACCGTCTACGGCTACAAGGTGGACAACGGCAAGATCGTCCCGATCGGGACCATCGGATAG
- a CDS encoding GNAT family N-acetyltransferase, which yields MAGAPGLTLSELIVPERIGASGSAVFEELVAMVNGISVELWGNHDFVYSAEAELPAFRPQEFLERITFFARLDGIMVGRVIAEFPLEPDAVTATLLVDVVPAARGRGVGTALLAKGEELVADGGRTSISTYTEYPASRLRTDGPLIRPEVGPNGVPADSPDTRFALAHGYRLGQIERSSELPLPMPPGRFAELQAEAARGAGSDYRVLGWWRHAPEEYVAEFAALRARMTRDVPQSGIALDDEEWTPSRVRELEQLMIDRGEPFLCSVAQHIPTGRLVAYTDLVVPEGGGKVEQHDTLVVREHRGHRLGMLVKAENIRRLAELQPDATRILTWNADENEYMLAVNNAFGFRLHGLVGNWQKALA from the coding sequence GTGGCAGGGGCACCCGGTCTGACCCTCTCCGAACTCATCGTGCCCGAACGCATCGGGGCCTCCGGCTCCGCCGTGTTCGAAGAGCTCGTCGCGATGGTCAACGGCATTTCAGTCGAATTGTGGGGCAACCACGACTTCGTGTATTCGGCCGAGGCCGAGCTGCCGGCCTTCCGGCCCCAGGAGTTCCTGGAGCGCATCACGTTCTTCGCCCGCCTCGACGGCATCATGGTGGGCCGTGTCATCGCCGAGTTCCCTCTCGAACCGGATGCGGTCACCGCGACACTCCTGGTCGACGTCGTGCCCGCCGCACGCGGCCGCGGTGTCGGTACGGCACTCCTGGCGAAGGGCGAGGAGCTGGTCGCCGACGGCGGACGCACCAGCATCTCGACGTACACCGAGTATCCGGCGTCCCGCCTTCGCACCGATGGACCACTCATCCGCCCCGAGGTCGGACCGAACGGCGTGCCCGCCGATTCGCCCGACACACGCTTCGCACTCGCCCATGGCTACCGGCTCGGGCAAATCGAAAGGTCGAGCGAACTGCCGCTCCCCATGCCGCCCGGCCGGTTTGCGGAGCTGCAGGCCGAGGCGGCGCGTGGGGCGGGATCCGACTACCGCGTGCTCGGCTGGTGGCGGCACGCCCCCGAGGAATATGTGGCCGAGTTCGCGGCCCTGCGCGCCCGGATGACCCGTGATGTGCCGCAGTCTGGCATCGCCCTCGACGACGAGGAGTGGACGCCGTCACGCGTACGCGAGCTCGAGCAGCTGATGATCGATCGCGGTGAACCGTTCCTGTGCTCGGTCGCCCAGCACATCCCCACCGGACGTCTGGTCGCATATACCGACCTCGTGGTGCCGGAGGGCGGCGGCAAGGTGGAACAGCACGACACGCTGGTCGTCCGCGAGCATCGCGGTCACCGACTAGGGATGCTGGTGAAAGCCGAGAACATCCGTCGCCTGGCCGAACTCCAACCGGACGCGACGCGCATCCTCACCTGGAACGCGGACGAGAACGAGTACATGCTCGCCGTCAACAACGCCTTCGGGTTTCGCCTGCACGGCCTGGTGGGCAACTGGCAGAAGGCGCTCGCCTGA
- a CDS encoding YceD family protein has protein sequence MHRPGEMREQEISFPVGAKMGEGLVSVPEGSAIDADIRFESIHEGILVSAELSATAVGVCGRCLTDIEVPVQVDFQEVFAYSSDEAFDFEVHDDHVDLEPLIRDAVVLSLPFQPVCRPDCPGLDPETGERLADRPDHKPREIADPRWSALAGFQASEDTSAGHASPADREER, from the coding sequence ATGCACCGCCCAGGTGAGATGCGCGAGCAGGAGATCAGCTTCCCTGTCGGCGCGAAAATGGGGGAGGGGCTGGTCAGTGTTCCCGAGGGTTCTGCGATCGATGCGGACATCCGATTCGAGTCGATCCACGAGGGAATCCTGGTCAGCGCAGAGCTCTCCGCGACGGCCGTCGGGGTGTGCGGTCGATGCCTCACCGACATCGAGGTGCCGGTCCAAGTCGATTTCCAGGAAGTTTTCGCGTATTCTTCTGACGAAGCTTTTGATTTTGAGGTTCACGACGACCACGTGGATCTTGAACCTCTGATCAGGGACGCGGTAGTGCTTTCACTTCCGTTTCAGCCGGTATGCCGGCCAGATTGCCCCGGTCTCGACCCCGAGACAGGGGAACGGCTGGCGGATAGACCGGACCACAAGCCACGAGAAATCGCAGATCCGCGATGGTCTGCGCTTGCAGGTTTCCAGGCTTCCGAAGACACCAGTGCTGGCCATGCCAGCCCTGCAGACAGAGAAGAGAGATAG
- a CDS encoding ABC transporter ATP-binding protein, whose translation MTLLELKNVSVAYGRIEAIHDMSFSVDEGEIVSLIGANGAGKSTTMKTISGLLNPSKGTLMFEGEDITKMKAHIRVVRGISQAPEGRGIFPGMTVMENLDMGAFGRKDRSGMEADFDRVFSLFPRLAERRTQAGGTMSGGEQQMLAIGRALMSSPRLLLLDEPSMGLAPQFIKQIFSIITEINQQGTTILLVEQNANQALARANRGFVLETGSITHSGTGKELLANPAIKEAYLGVG comes from the coding sequence ATGACGTTGCTTGAGCTGAAGAACGTGAGCGTCGCCTACGGGCGCATCGAAGCGATCCACGACATGTCGTTCTCGGTGGACGAGGGTGAGATCGTCAGCCTCATCGGCGCGAACGGCGCCGGCAAGTCGACGACGATGAAGACCATCTCCGGTCTCCTCAACCCGTCGAAAGGCACCCTCATGTTCGAGGGCGAGGACATCACCAAGATGAAGGCGCACATCCGCGTCGTCCGAGGGATCTCGCAGGCGCCGGAAGGCCGGGGGATCTTCCCCGGCATGACGGTGATGGAGAACCTCGACATGGGAGCCTTCGGCCGCAAGGACCGCAGTGGGATGGAAGCCGACTTCGATCGGGTCTTCTCGCTGTTCCCGCGGCTGGCCGAACGCCGCACGCAGGCCGGCGGCACGATGTCCGGCGGCGAGCAGCAGATGCTCGCCATCGGCCGGGCGCTGATGTCGTCACCGAGACTGCTGCTGCTCGATGAGCCGTCCATGGGCCTCGCCCCGCAGTTCATCAAGCAGATCTTCTCGATCATCACGGAGATCAACCAGCAGGGGACCACCATCCTGCTGGTCGAGCAGAACGCGAACCAGGCGCTCGCGCGGGCCAACCGCGGCTTCGTGCTCGAAACGGGTTCGATCACCCACTCCGGCACCGGCAAGGAGCTCCTCGCCAATCCCGCCATCAAAGAGGCCTACCTCGGGGTGGGCTGA
- the mutM gene encoding bifunctional DNA-formamidopyrimidine glycosylase/DNA-(apurinic or apyrimidinic site) lyase — MPELPEVEVVRAGLEPAVTDATITGVDVFETRSLRRHDATTGDFAELLTGRVMGAPARRGKFLWIPLRPRFEGDPDRAIVAHLGMSGQILLREPGTAEDGLLRIRLHLDTPAHGELWVNFVDQRIFGSMAVDRLVPTADGLPGGFGTDAALVPEQVSHIARDPLDPGFDDDRFATTLARKSTGIKRALLDQTVVSGIGNIYADEALWAAKMHYAQPTASLSRARIRVLLAEIRLVLSRALAEGGTSFDAQYVNVNGASGYFSHSLNVYGREGQPCPRCGRPIVREQFMNRSSHLCPHCQRLRIR, encoded by the coding sequence GTGCCAGAGCTTCCCGAGGTTGAGGTCGTGCGCGCGGGTCTCGAACCCGCGGTAACGGATGCGACCATCACCGGTGTCGACGTCTTCGAGACGCGTTCCCTGCGCCGGCATGATGCCACCACCGGCGATTTCGCCGAACTCCTGACCGGTCGCGTGATGGGCGCCCCGGCGCGGCGCGGCAAGTTCCTGTGGATCCCGCTCCGCCCGCGTTTCGAGGGGGACCCAGACCGCGCGATCGTCGCACACCTGGGCATGAGCGGACAGATCCTCCTGCGGGAGCCGGGCACAGCCGAGGACGGTCTGCTGCGCATCCGGCTCCACCTCGACACTCCGGCACACGGCGAACTCTGGGTCAACTTCGTCGACCAGCGGATCTTCGGGTCCATGGCCGTGGACAGACTGGTGCCGACGGCCGACGGGCTCCCCGGCGGATTCGGGACCGACGCCGCGCTCGTGCCCGAGCAGGTCTCGCACATCGCCCGCGATCCGCTCGATCCCGGTTTCGACGACGATCGGTTCGCCACGACGCTCGCGCGCAAGAGCACGGGCATCAAGCGTGCGCTCCTCGATCAGACCGTCGTGAGCGGAATCGGCAACATCTACGCCGACGAGGCGCTCTGGGCGGCGAAGATGCACTATGCACAACCGACTGCGAGCCTGAGCCGGGCGCGCATCCGGGTGCTGCTTGCCGAGATCAGGCTCGTGCTCTCGCGTGCACTCGCCGAAGGCGGTACGAGCTTCGACGCGCAATACGTGAATGTGAACGGGGCTTCCGGCTATTTCTCGCACAGCCTGAACGTCTACGGCCGCGAAGGACAGCCGTGTCCGCGCTGCGGTCGACCCATTGTGCGCGAGCAGTTCATGAACCGCTCATCGCATCTCTGCCCGCACTGCCAGCGTCTCCGCATCCGCTGA
- a CDS encoding branched-chain amino acid ABC transporter permease has product MLEALILHPVLDNSWINFDVNALVQNFWSATFDGLTFGAIYGLIAVGYTLVYGVLNLINFAHSEVFIIGAYGVVITLTTLGFGPSAPTLSVPAIVGDLLLALIVGMLASAAAAFLLERVAYRPLRKRNAPRLAFLITAIGASFAIQYTIFLVRGANAEPAVTMFKAIPVFDVFNTTIYIQSLIIVIAAVLLMVLTDMFIRRTRTGRGIRAVAQDPDTATLMGVNKERIIVITFVVGGLLAGAAALFYVMLVPSGVIYNGGFILGVKAFAAAVLGGIGNVRGALLGGLLLGVIGNYGQILLGDSQWTDVVAFVVLVLVLLIKPTGILGTSLGRSRA; this is encoded by the coding sequence ATGCTCGAAGCACTGATTCTCCACCCGGTCCTCGATAATTCGTGGATCAACTTCGATGTCAACGCCCTGGTACAGAATTTCTGGAGTGCGACCTTCGACGGTCTCACTTTCGGGGCGATCTACGGCCTCATCGCCGTCGGTTACACGCTCGTCTACGGCGTGCTCAACCTCATCAACTTCGCCCACTCCGAGGTCTTCATCATCGGCGCCTATGGTGTCGTGATCACACTGACCACGCTGGGCTTCGGCCCGTCCGCCCCGACCCTCTCGGTCCCGGCCATCGTGGGCGACCTACTCCTCGCACTCATCGTCGGCATGCTGGCATCGGCGGCCGCTGCGTTCCTGCTCGAACGCGTGGCCTACCGTCCGCTCCGAAAACGCAACGCGCCACGGCTGGCGTTCCTGATCACGGCCATCGGCGCGTCGTTCGCGATCCAGTACACGATCTTCCTCGTGCGCGGCGCGAACGCCGAGCCGGCGGTGACGATGTTCAAAGCCATCCCCGTGTTCGACGTGTTCAACACCACGATCTACATCCAGTCGCTGATCATCGTCATCGCGGCCGTGCTGCTCATGGTGCTCACCGACATGTTCATCCGTCGCACCCGCACCGGCCGCGGCATCCGCGCGGTCGCGCAGGACCCGGACACGGCAACGCTGATGGGCGTGAACAAGGAGCGCATCATCGTGATCACGTTCGTGGTCGGCGGTCTCCTCGCCGGTGCTGCGGCGCTGTTCTACGTGATGCTCGTGCCGAGCGGCGTGATCTACAACGGCGGCTTCATCCTCGGTGTCAAGGCGTTCGCTGCGGCCGTCCTCGGCGGCATCGGCAATGTCCGGGGCGCGCTGCTCGGCGGTCTGCTCCTGGGCGTCATCGGCAACTACGGGCAGATCCTGCTCGGCGACTCGCAATGGACCGACGTCGTCGCGTTCGTCGTGCTGGTGCTCGTGCTGCTCATCAAACCCACCGGAATCCTCGGAACGTCACTGGGAAGGAGCAGAGCATGA
- a CDS encoding ABC transporter ATP-binding protein: MTEDADNLTEAGADPTELAELNVDLDIAEAAAPDREIAVEVGDKLVEVKNLTVKFGGLLALDDVTFDIKRGEILGLIGPNGAGKTTCFNAMTGVYKPTSGDVLLEGKSLKGQKQHKITRLGLARTFQNIRLFGEMSALENVVVGLDARHRTSVPGALLRLPRHTREEKSAIERGMALLEFVGIADLANTASRQLPYGYQRRLEIARALATDPKVLCLDEPAAGFNPAEKEDLMELIRTIRADGYTVLLIEHDMRLVMGVTDRIVVLEFGRKLADDIPVEIRNDPRVIAAYLGEPEDDVA, encoded by the coding sequence ATGACCGAGGACGCCGACAACCTGACGGAGGCCGGAGCCGATCCCACCGAGCTCGCCGAACTCAACGTCGACCTCGACATCGCCGAAGCCGCCGCCCCGGATCGTGAGATCGCGGTCGAGGTCGGAGACAAGCTCGTCGAGGTCAAGAACCTCACGGTGAAGTTCGGCGGCCTGCTGGCCCTCGACGACGTGACCTTCGACATCAAGCGAGGAGAGATCCTCGGGCTGATCGGGCCGAACGGCGCGGGCAAGACGACTTGCTTCAATGCCATGACCGGGGTCTACAAGCCGACGAGTGGTGACGTGCTGCTCGAAGGAAAATCGCTGAAAGGCCAGAAGCAGCACAAGATCACGCGACTGGGCCTCGCGCGCACGTTCCAGAACATCCGACTCTTCGGCGAGATGAGCGCACTCGAGAACGTGGTCGTCGGCCTCGACGCCCGACACCGAACCAGTGTGCCCGGCGCGCTCCTTCGCCTGCCACGGCACACGCGTGAGGAGAAGTCGGCGATCGAGCGCGGTATGGCGCTGCTCGAGTTCGTGGGAATCGCCGACCTGGCGAACACCGCCTCCCGCCAGTTGCCGTACGGCTACCAGCGGAGACTCGAGATCGCCCGCGCGCTGGCCACCGACCCGAAGGTGCTGTGCCTCGACGAGCCGGCCGCCGGGTTCAACCCGGCGGAAAAAGAGGACCTGATGGAGCTCATCCGCACCATCCGGGCCGACGGCTACACGGTGCTGCTCATCGAACACGACATGCGCCTGGTGATGGGTGTCACCGACCGCATCGTCGTCCTCGAATTCGGGCGCAAACTGGCCGACGACATTCCTGTCGAAATCCGCAATGACCCGCGCGTGATCGCCGCCTACCTCGGGGAGCCCGAAGATGACGTTGCTTGA
- a CDS encoding branched-chain amino acid ABC transporter permease translates to MSTNDGPRVLPDARSEQAFENTEAAPKRRGGFFQPLRDRWNGLPRAVQWLWMLIVVAIAFALPYLNFFPLTTEPGNDWPLACFAMAVYALIAVGLNVVVGYAGLLDLGYVAFFAVGSYTAAMLTSPDSPFTHIPYLWTIPVAMAVTMTFGVILGVPTLRLRGDYLAIVTLGFGEIVRILATIIPAMQGQVGFQNVGHPPGNDANGEPIFSNSNGIPWYWLTLGVIIIVLLLVGNLERSRVGRAWIAIREDEDAAEIMGVPTFKYKVWAFAIGASVGGLSGALFAGQVGFVNNQKFDVQTSILFLAAVVLGGSGNKVGAILGGAIVAYIPLRFTAIADYKYLIFGIALVLLMIYRSKGLIPAKQRLLAYGRHALEYLKAKPTAPPPPPQPAADVSEGGAS, encoded by the coding sequence ATGAGCACCAACGACGGACCTCGCGTCCTGCCCGACGCCCGCAGCGAGCAGGCCTTCGAAAATACCGAGGCAGCCCCGAAGAGGCGCGGCGGCTTCTTCCAGCCGCTGCGCGACCGCTGGAACGGACTGCCTCGTGCGGTCCAGTGGCTCTGGATGCTCATCGTCGTCGCGATCGCGTTCGCGCTGCCGTACCTCAACTTCTTCCCGCTCACGACGGAGCCCGGCAACGACTGGCCTCTGGCGTGCTTCGCGATGGCGGTGTATGCCCTCATCGCGGTGGGCCTGAACGTGGTGGTCGGCTATGCAGGCCTTCTCGACCTGGGATATGTCGCGTTCTTCGCGGTCGGTTCGTACACGGCGGCGATGCTGACGAGCCCGGACTCACCGTTCACGCACATCCCGTACCTGTGGACCATCCCGGTCGCGATGGCCGTGACGATGACCTTCGGGGTGATCCTCGGCGTACCGACGCTCCGCCTCCGCGGCGACTATCTGGCGATCGTGACGCTCGGCTTCGGTGAGATCGTGCGCATCCTCGCGACGATCATCCCGGCGATGCAGGGACAGGTCGGATTCCAGAACGTCGGTCACCCGCCGGGCAACGATGCGAACGGCGAACCGATCTTCTCCAACTCGAACGGGATTCCCTGGTACTGGCTCACGCTGGGGGTCATCATCATCGTGCTGCTGCTGGTGGGCAACCTCGAGCGCAGTCGCGTGGGTCGTGCGTGGATCGCCATCCGCGAAGACGAGGACGCCGCGGAGATCATGGGTGTCCCCACCTTCAAATACAAGGTGTGGGCGTTCGCGATCGGGGCATCCGTCGGTGGCCTGTCCGGTGCGCTCTTCGCCGGCCAGGTGGGCTTCGTGAACAACCAGAAGTTCGACGTGCAGACGTCGATCCTGTTCCTCGCGGCCGTCGTGCTCGGCGGCTCCGGCAACAAGGTGGGCGCGATTCTGGGTGGCGCGATCGTGGCGTACATCCCGCTGCGCTTCACCGCCATCGCCGACTACAAGTACCTGATCTTCGGCATCGCACTCGTGCTGCTGATGATCTATCGGTCGAAGGGCCTCATCCCCGCGAAGCAGCGGCTGCTCGCTTACGGGCGTCACGCTCTCGAGTACCTGAAGGCGAAGCCGACTGCGCCGCCGCCACCGCCGCAACCGGCGGCCGATGTGTCGGAGGGAGGCGCATCATGA
- the rnc gene encoding ribonuclease III, which produces MVSAHPDRSALLEKLGVDIDSELLELALTHRSYAYEHGGIPNNERLEFLGDSILGQAVTVKLFRENPDLDEGDLAKRRASLVSSVALAEVARAIGLGEFLRLGRGEDQSGGRDKASILADTVEALIGAAYIDVGGEAATALVLRLIEPLLDDPGRFGAAMDPKTSLQEAAAHRGAGLPQYTVTNTGPDHSKVFHATVEVSGLVVATGEGTSKKQAEMAAALTAWTELTKRRARASRG; this is translated from the coding sequence ATTGTGAGCGCGCACCCCGACCGGAGTGCCCTCCTCGAGAAGCTCGGAGTCGACATCGACTCGGAGCTTCTCGAACTTGCACTCACTCACCGCTCGTACGCGTACGAGCACGGTGGGATCCCGAACAACGAGCGCCTGGAGTTCCTCGGCGACTCGATTCTCGGGCAGGCCGTCACCGTCAAACTCTTCCGGGAGAACCCGGACCTCGACGAGGGTGACCTCGCGAAACGACGGGCCAGCCTGGTGAGTTCCGTGGCCCTCGCAGAAGTCGCTCGCGCTATCGGGCTCGGCGAATTCCTGCGGCTCGGCCGCGGCGAAGACCAGAGCGGCGGTCGCGACAAGGCGTCGATCCTCGCGGACACGGTCGAGGCGCTCATCGGCGCAGCGTACATCGACGTCGGCGGCGAGGCCGCGACAGCCCTCGTCCTCCGGCTCATCGAGCCGCTCCTCGACGACCCCGGACGTTTCGGGGCCGCAATGGATCCCAAGACGAGCCTGCAGGAGGCCGCGGCGCACCGCGGCGCGGGGTTGCCGCAGTACACGGTGACGAACACCGGCCCCGACCACAGCAAGGTCTTCCACGCGACAGTCGAGGTGTCCGGTCTCGTCGTCGCCACCGGCGAGGGCACCAGCAAGAAGCAGGCCGAGATGGCCGCGGCGCTCACCGCCTGGACCGAACTCACCAAACGGCGTGCCAGAGCTTCCCGAGGTTGA
- the rpmF gene encoding 50S ribosomal protein L32: MAVPKRKKSRANTHARRSQWKAEVPTLVKTVENGKVTYSLPHRAKVVEDSAGTALFLEYKGRKVADV; encoded by the coding sequence ATGGCTGTTCCGAAGCGGAAGAAGTCACGCGCCAACACGCACGCTCGTCGTTCGCAGTGGAAGGCCGAGGTCCCCACGCTCGTCAAGACCGTGGAGAACGGCAAGGTCACCTACAGCCTCCCGCACCGCGCGAAGGTCGTCGAGGACTCTGCCGGCACCGCCCTGTTCCTCGAGTACAAGGGTCGCAAGGTCGCCGACGTCTAG